In Danio aesculapii unplaced genomic scaffold, fDanAes4.1, whole genome shotgun sequence, the genomic window CGACTTTAGTCTTTTGACTagtacttgttctcaggtaacgtgttttggctgagtgtaaagataagttaggttaatatattcattaatgcAACCAcagacactgattctgcacatctgactgattgtttgcctttatgtatgttatacttttataatggccattattgattactgaAACTAATATTCACTGAAAGAGAGGGTATGCTTCGCATTTTCAATGAAGTGAAAGGCGGCAGTGATGTTGTCGGCtgcgttttgttataaatatgcatgaagatgatGGCCAtattatgcagctacacgacgcctcaacatatTTGATGGCTAATAAGTCGCTAATATCAACATGAAAATTGACAggtccttatatcatgtttttgttttattgttaagatagtgaaacagcagagccagggtgatgtgaatgacgttataCAGTACACTgatccctttgaagatttaccgaTAATTCCTCAGGagtctgttttccatatcaaacttgtgaagtctgaacttacgaggagaggatgcaggactgatcTGTGTGTAGGGTACTTAATATTAAGCAAAAGCCTcaatcagagaggcgaatgtGTGCAGCCCCGCCTGTGTTTTCAGATGCCTCCATTTTCCCCCATGAAATCGGCTTCTCCAGCCTTTCTCTGGCGTAGTGTGGacagatggcgtaaccgtagctaAACTTATGCGCTCTAAAACGTAGTAGAGTAAACGGGGCCTCATTTAACTTTAGATCATTACTGATCTACCTCATGCTAAACTTTAACAACATGTGAAAAACTCAAGACTGAATCTTTGTTTGATTTTAGGCTAGCAGGAAATTACAGCTTTTAGCAAACACTCAAGCACTACCTGTTTCTGTCCAAATACATGAGCAAGGGTGTTCTGTAAAATCTCCAGTTGACCTGATTAATcatgatttattataaaatacagtTTACCATGTCGTGTCCAGCTGTGCTGTAGATTGTGAGGCGAGATGTGAGCCAAACACCTTTAACCCTGAGATACACTAACCCTAAGACTAACTAACccttgggtgaactaaccctgaGATAAACTAACCCTGGGGTAACTAACCCTGGGGTAAACTAACCCTGGGTAAACTAACCCTGGGGTAAACTAACCCTGGGGACTCTGGGATAAACTAACTCTGAGGTAGATTAACCCTGAGATAAACTAACccttgggtgaactaaccctgaGATAAACTAACCCTGGGGTAAACTAACCCTGGGGTAAACTAACCCTGGGGTAAACTAACCCTGGGGTAAACTAACCCTGGGGTAAACTAACTCTGGGGACTCTGGGATAAAGTAACTCTGAGGTAAACTAACACTGAGATAAACTAACCAAGAGCCTGTCAGGTTGTGCTGCTTGTTATCTGCTCATCCTCAAGCACAGGAGTGTGTCGACTCGATGGTAAACTCCTGCActctaccacacacacacactgaagatgTCTTCAAGCGGTCAGAACAGCGTCTGATGTAAGCTCTGGGTTTGGAGAAGTGCTGAGTCTTATCCAGCATGGCTGGGTTTGACTCCAGGCCTCAGAAAACAAAGAGTCTTTCAGTGTGTTTGGGAGAGTAACAGTATCTGCGCACTCAGACCCAGCCGAGCGTTCCAGCCGCCGGAGTCTCGGATCATCTCGAGATGCTCATTAAAGAGTTCTGCTCCTTCAGCTCTGTTATTAGTCTGCTTCACATAAACACACCCAATAGACAGAGATAACTATCTGCAGGCGACACTGGGAATCTGAACACAACAGCGTAAATGACTGAAACTGAGAATAACTGTAGACAGAGATGTGAATCTGTACAAGACAGTGCTGTTCATCAACTCAGAGCAAGCACAAGAGGAGCTGAAGACTGCAGACGCACAGCTCCATCAGCCAGATGAGGGACATTTCTAACCCTGCACAGAGAAACTGATCTGCTGATTTACCCATCCGTCTCTGCACTGCTGtgctcgctcacacacacacacacacacacacacacacacacacacacacacacacacacacacacacacacacacacacacacacacacacactttcgcaACCAAGAAGAACAAACAGCTTTAAAGTAAGAGCGAGTAAAGCTAAACACTCACCAGAACAGGGCTCAGTTTCTCCTCAGAGTTTCTCCTCAGAGTTTCTCCTCAGAGCTTCTCCTCAGAGTTTCTCCTCAGAGCTTCTGCGGAGCGATCTGCAGTCTGCCTCCACGTCTCCTCATCCGTCAACCAGCATAGTTTCTCCTGGGCGAGCGTCCAAGCAGACGCAGAACCCGTCTATTTCTGTCTGCCATATGAGCGCAGGCTTGTGCTTTTCAAGACATTCTGTGGTCACAGATGTAATTGCAGAGTGACCGGCGATGGTGAAATGTAATTGTAGACTTCATGGGATCGGCCCTGCTGCCAGCGGAGGACTTTAAACTCCCTCAAAACAACTCCAGTCACATAAATAAATGTGGGCCTGGAATCCAGAtgtggagggagagagagaggcagcAGACGCCGGGAAAACAGTAAGGAGAGCCAGCGCAGCCACGGGAAAGAAAACTTCAGGGCTTCTTATGTGACGAGGGGCTGTTTTTTACAGAAGTCTTAGAAGAGGGAGGTTTGGGAGGAGCCGTCTGGGTTCGCTTATTCCTAGACTTTTACCATTAAACTCTCAGAGGATCTGATTTCAGCTCGGCTGCTCTGGAAAAATCAGGCGTACAAAAAAGAGCTATGAAAACAGAAATCTGCTGAGGAACGCAGAGCGCGTCTGCCCGAACCGTTTAAAGCACATTTACCTGCTCAATCTGAGCCTGAAGATGGACAAGCTTGATCTGCCTTCTGTGTGAAAGACCACAGACGGGCTGCAGATCCTCGCTCACCGGCAGGATTTATGTTCAGCTGAATGACAAACAGCTGTTGGCTATTAGAGCGGCTGCAGGAACATCACTGAGGGCTTcatcaaccagccaaagtggaaAAACAGACCCGATTTCAGGCCCGCCGCGATCTTTCCATGCTGATACCACAAGAGTTCAGTCTCCACAGCTCACTTCATCCAAATGGATCGCACGGAGGCCACGGAGAGACCATAAAAACAACTTGTGAAAGATGAATTTCACTGAAATAATGGCTGTAATTTCAGGTTCTGTAATGCTCACAGACCCTCCGGTGAACTGTGCTGAGTTAGAGACACACACCGCTCCGCCTCGAGCTCAAATGAAGAAACCAATGAACTGCAGACGAGTCCGGCTCTGCGGTTCTGGACCAGTGCCGGGCAGCGGCGTCAGAACCAGGGAAAACCAATTCATTTCTGGACTGTGCTTTGGGTTAGTCTGAGTGAACCAAAGCGAGGAGCATCCTCATTCAGTCCTGCTTTAGTAAAACTCTTGATTAAAGAGGGTCTGAAGATGTTTTCTTTAAGGGTTTCAGGGAATTACTGCCTAAAGCACAGAAGAGCAATCACTTATACTGCAtaagaatatttaataaatagGTTAATATCAAGGTTGAGTTCATGATTCTGAGTTGATTTGACAgcagaatcttcatttttataatcatcatcatcatcatcatcatcatcagtgtgtGTCAGTGCGCCGCCTGCTGGATGGAGATGCCGCAGCAGTTCTCCAGCTTGACTCGATTAATGGATTAAACCTGAGATAAATCATCTGAGGTATAGGAGATGCAGGAGCTAATGCACTTTAAAACCACTACGCCTGAATGCTGTATTATAACAGGATTATAATGATTGCGGTTATTTCGGGCTTTATTGAATAGTCTATTATTGTGTTGTCGTCTCCTGCATTACTGGCTCTTATCTGACACACAGCAAACAGCAGAAGAGGATGAGATTAGCTGAGCTGAATGAAGGTCAGATCTCTGCTGTTGTAGATCAGCAGGTTTGACGTGTTTTCTGTTCATAAAGCAGGTCTGAGATCTGTCCAAACATCATTCATCAGGACAAACACAAAGGCTGGATTAGCTCTGTccacacagagaaatgaagaagAGACACTGGATATCCTCAACAATCAGCTTTATTTCATAGAAAATCTACATTGAATGGTTCTGTTAGGTACATGTGCAGTCCTGACACGAGCGCTGAACTGTGTGTGTTGATCTTCTGTGTTCAGACTGAGATGAAGCTGCAGATCTCCAGTCTCAGCTTCTCCTCCTGCGGCCGAACGCTCTGGAGCCCACATCCGTCGCCACGAAGCGTGTGTGTCCGATCCCGCCGGCGCGACTCAGGAAATCTGCCAGCCGGTGTGTGACGCAGGTGGCAGTGTTACAGGCGCGCTTCCGCAGGGCCAcactgtgacacacacacacacagagagagatcaGTGTGTGGAACAATATCactctgaccacacacacacacacacacacacacatcagcaggtGTTAATAATGACTACATTAACACACATCTGACATATAAACGTGTGTATAAACAGGTGACGTGTGTCCTCTGATCTGTCTCTTACCTGCAGATCGGCGCTCTGGTGTGTGTATGTGGAGGAACTCCATCAGATAAACAAGCTTACACACATATAGACTAATAACTGACAACTAAAGAGTTCCTGgtacaaaaataactttattaaagtaaagatgAAGCAGAGCGTACATGTTCAGCGGACTCTCAGCTCCAGGTGACTATCACACACTCACTGCTTTATTAAAATGGGAGACATGTAATCTGGATCTGATCGTCCTCTACAACAGAAATCAGGGGAGGAAAGCAGGAGGAGGACAGAAGGAGGAgcgcaggcaggcaggcaggggGAGTCCGCATGCGAGGCTCCGTCAGGCGCCGTCAGACGCCGGGAAACGCGTCTCCGTAGCCGCTGAGCGCACTGATCTCCAGCGGGCTGCGCTTCCTCCCGGGCGTCCCGGCGCCCACGTCCGTCTGCGGGGAGGTCTGTAATTTGTGCAGCTCCTGCGAGAGTTTACCCAGCAGACACGTGCTGAGATTGGAGCAGCGCTTGGACAGGAACCTGCCCCGACTGTCGGAGAAACACATGCAGAGTCATGCAGGAGCGCAGCCTGGgttagtgtgtgtgttagagCAGGAGGagcacatgcagacacacacatacacacacacgaagacacacactctcacattcacacacacacaagcaagcaaagacacacacactctcacattcacacactcacatgtggacacacaaacaagcaaagttgcgcacacacacacacacacacacacaggggcagCAGTGGCCTAATGGGAGTTGGACTTGTAACCCAGAAGTTGCAGGTTCGATTCTCGGTCCAGCAGGAACTGGAGATGTGAGTGAATGATCCGcttcttcatcctccacatcGGCGCTGCCCAGggctggaacacacacacacacacacacacacacactcacacacagacatgcagatgcacacacacacactcacacacaggcaAACATCCACACGCAgagttatacacacacacacgcatgctgtTAGATAAGCAGACTCAGTACAGCTGATCTGGGAACAGACGCGCTCGACTCCTCTCTGGCAGACTGAGCAGAACTGGTTTATAAACCCCTGCAGAACCCTCTAGACCACTGCGGAGCCCTCTAGACCCCTGCAGAACCCTCTAGACCCCTGCAGGAGCTCTCTAGACCCCTGCAGAACCCTCTAGACCCCTGCAGGAGCTCTCTAGACCCCTGCGGAGCTCTCTAGACCCCTGCAGAACCCTCTAGACCCCTGTGGAACCCTCTGGACCCCAGCGGAGCCCCGGTGTCCTGCTGTGGTGTACCTGCTGTCGGGCTCCAGATCCTCCGTCATCTGCTCCACGCTCTTCAGTATGGCGCTCCACAGTCGGCCGGCCTCGAAATCCACCAGCGAAACCCTGTCAGTCAGAGAGTCTGCTGCCGctctgaggaagaggaggaggagatgaagaagatgaggaggaagaggcTGAAGAAGAGGAAGAGCTGGTCTGGGATCAGTGTTCACCTGGCCGGAGCGGCGCTGCAGCTCTTCATCTGGCAGACCACAGCGAGGAGCACAGCGGAGACCTTCAGCAGCAgcatcctgacacacacacacacacacacacacagcttcagTTCATCATGTGTCTACAGgccacagaacacacacacacacactccactctGACTCTGGACACTTCAGATGTTAAACTTCAGCTCTGACTCCAGCagcaggtctctctctctctctctctcacacacacacacacactctctctctctctctctctctctctcgctcgctcgctctcACCTGTCGGTGTGTAATGGTGTGTTCTGTATCTCTCAGACGGGTTCCTCTGAGTGCGGCTCCGGCTCAGCTTTATTTATCCGCACGGGGAGCGCAGAATCATCTGTGTAGGTGTTCAATTATctgccgtcagccaatcagagcacagaCACACCCCGCTCAGCCAATCAGCAGCGCCCGTGACTCTGATTATGAATATAATGTCTGCAGATCCACTGTGACGTCAGTCTGTGGCCCCGAGTGATGCGAGCAGTAAATATCTGAACCACATCATCTCCATCATCATCACCTTCACTGCCTACACCTTCATCATCACCTTCACTGCctacatcttcatcatcaccttcactgtcttcatcttcatcatcacctgCATCattatcttcatcttcatcatcaccttcATCACTGGCTTCATCTCcatcatcaccttcatcattatCTTCATCTCCATCATCACCTTCATCACTGTCTTCATCTCCATCATCATTGTCTTCATCTACATTataatcttcatcatcctcatctcAGTCACTGAACAGACACAGGTCAGTGTTGTGTGGATGCTCAGAGCAGATTCATCAGTGAGAGGATGAAGGGTTTATTAATGCTGCCACCTGCTGGAGACACggactcactcacacacacacacacacacacacacacgcccagTAATGAATTAACTTTGTTTTACTGCTGTGTACATGTGAATGTCACAGGATTAATTGGATCTCTTTAAGATTATTCAGATGTCTGAGAGGTGATGACTCTGAGTATCATAATAATCATAAGGAACACATTTGGGTTACAATAACTCATGATGTAAGATAAAGCATCTTTTATTTTACTATGATCTATAGTCCACCTAACATCAATAATCAGTGTTTAACCCCTGTATACTCTGACAGTGGCGGTGTTTACTGATGATTAGGCCCACACCGACTCTGCATGCGctgatttccacagatttttatcccattaattctgtttatttacatgagtaaatgtgtgtaaatctatatttattcagtttttatataatGACAGTAGTATTCTTGTCTAATATGAACATGTTGATcagatttatgtacagtgcagtttgtaaagGCTGATTTTCTAtctttcagtagagatattacatgagagacttgcaaAGTGgatcgaattggatttgcattgtaaacattaaatacaagtttaaaatgtattcctttttatttcacatattaaggttttagttatgagactcctgaaataattcagcagaaatagctaaaaaccTCCGCAGATTCGGTCTGGCCCGACAGATGATGAACCCCTACAGGCCTGACACTCCTCTGGCTCTGTGCGCTTCACTCTTGCTGAAGGGATTCATGCAGAAtaaccctttattattatttattgaaatatgccTTGAGAACACAAATGTACATCAGTCGATGAGGAAAATCATCTGCCAATACAGACTAATGCCTTTAATGAGTAACTGCTTTACATGTGACGGCTTCACTTCCAGCGGCCCACCAGCAGGAATAACGTTTATTATCAATATAGTGAAGTATGGAGCGCGAGGACAGGAGGATACTGAACATGGAATATCTTCTGAACCTGCGTTTAAGTTTTAAACAGCACTGAATCTGTGAATCTGTGTGTTTGATGAATAAACTCATGGAGAACCGGGACTCTCAGCGCTGACTAATCTGAGCAGATGATTGGTTACCGCGTTCAAAAGCTCAGCAGAAACGCGTGTGATTGGCTGCTCAACTCGCAAAATATGGAAACTTGTTTAAAACATTCACACCCAGAGTTTCTCTAATTATCTTAGTAAACAGGCTGAAGAGctcaacattaaataaatgagatGAGACATAACTACTGATTTAGCGAAATCTCAGATGCTATAAGCCATGTTGGTAGAGGAACAGGCAACATTCATGCCCAAAAATtcacccttcgctaagccacacccaaaaaccgtcacccaccaatcgtggcttagcataTGGATTGcgcaaatctgacacccggtattCTTAAAGTTTGGACGGGATGGTGGAATATTTTCACTTTTCAAACCCAAAAGCTccagaggagaaatgccagcgtggattaAGCTGTGTGAGGGCGCTGAAGGAGCGGAGTTAAGCTGGTTTTGTTGTGATactcctgacacattcagtgatagacgccaatatctcacacacctcttaccctaaacagatctaaagtGAGTTTCCTTCAAAAACACTAAGCAGGTTCTGTTTCCCAGCGGTCTTTCTCCTTTTATTCCCtcaatattatgagcactgctctgtttaagccttcgccatagtaacATTAGTCATACTAATAGAGAATAGGTCAtcatgagttattgatccggaatctgctgctaactttactgaacttcatatcTGCATCTgcttcaagctacgaatatttaaaattacaaatcaacagaacaaaacagagatatgatcataATCTGAGCACGTGCGGTCCATATCCTTCACCAGCAGCTGTTTATCAGTCATTTATAAAGAGCAGCTAAACATGCTGACAGGTACAGGTAACTCACTGTACACTGTTacgggtcaatgatgctaatattcgg contains:
- the LOC130220492 gene encoding calcitonin-1-like, translating into MLLLKVSAVLLAVVCQMKSCSAAPARAAADSLTDRVSLVDFEAGRLWSAILKSVEQMTEDLEPDSSRGRFLSKRCSNLSTCLLGKLSQELHKLQTSPQTDVGAGTPGRKRSPLEISALSGYGDAFPGV